The DNA window GTCCCTTCCGAACGAGCCCTTTTACCCGAAACTCCAGTTCGGGATGGTCGGCCACTACTTCGTGGAGCGGCTGTCCGACCACCGGGGCGTCGGCGTCGAGGCGCACGCCGAGCAGTTGTACGTGGCCGTCGCAGAAGCTGAGGACGTCGGTTGCCCCGGCCCGACGGATCAGTTGCGTGATCTCCGTGGCGGCGCTTTCCTCCGGGTGAATGACGAGGTCAATACCAAAGTCCTTTGCCTCCAGCACCGAGTGGGTGCGCTCCAGCTCGTCGGTGCGGGTCCGCGCTATTGTCGTGTCGACCCCGAGCCGATCGGCCATCATGCAGGCAATGAGGTTGACCTCGTCTACGGCCGTGACGGCAATGAGGAGATCCGCCCCCCGAATGCCCGCCTCCTCCAGCACCTGGGCCGAGGTGCCGTTGCCCTGAATCGCCATGACGTCGAGGGTGTCGCGCACCTCTCGCAGCACGTCCTCGTCCGTGTCAATCACGGTCACGTCGTGCTGCTCCAGGGCGAGGATGCGGGCCACGTCGTACCCCACCTCTCCAGCCCCTACCACCACAGTCTGCATGAAATCGAAACGGGGTGATCCAAAAGGACAAACGGAAGCAAAGTAGGGCGTGATCGTCGTGGAGGCAAATACGCCTGAGCGAGCCTGCCTGGAAGGAACTCCCTCACCTGACTGTCTCCCTCCGGTCCCCTACGGGCCCGCCCCTCCAGTTCTCTCGACGATCGCCCCATGCGGATTCCCGTCAAAGCAAACGGGGCGAGGCACAACTCCCCACACGCCCCCCTGATCCCAACACAATCGGAAGGAGTACAGCACGACGCCTCCATCCTCGGCCAAATCCTCCCCTCGTATTCGCATTACAACGGCCCCGTGTCCTCTTTGCGTCGCCCCTGAAAGAGCCGTTTTTGCTCGAAGATACGGTGGTGAGTATCAACGTGGTCGCCGAATTTCTCGACCCCTTCCCGGCGCATTTCATCGGCGTGCTCGTCGAAATAGGCCTGCAAAGCGTCCCGGTCGCGCACCTGATAGTGAAGGGTCCATTCGCGCGGATCCGTGGCGTCCTCGTCCTCGGGAACGGTGTCGCCGTCGTCGTGACGGTTAAACCAAACGGCGGCCTCAAAGCCATCGAGGGCCAGCATTTCGCGCACGTGTTCTCGGAGCCACGTGCTGTAGCGCGGGGCAATCTCGCCGTCGACGGTCAAGTTGACTTCGTAGATGAGCATGAGGCAAACGGGATTCGTGAAGAGGCGGCGGACATTGCATCGTATTCAGAGCACGTATCCACACCGGAACCGTGAGGGTCCGCTTCGCCGCGAAGAATCGCGCAAAGATCGTGTGGAAGGCCAGGGCGACCACTCGGATAAGCACCACTTCGAATGATGGCGGCTCGCCTGCCGTCGTTCTTTCTTTTGTGCCAGGAATGTATGGGCTAAGCGTGACGCACTCGTGCGTCTTGAGGATTCGGCGGCGCGTCCGGAACGAGGGCAGCCCCCGACTCAAGACGTACGATGTGATTGCCGTGTGTCCCCCGTTTGCAGACGCCCGTTCCCACAACGGGTGCGCTCTCATCTCCCCCCTTCAGCCTCCTGATCTTCAGCACAGAACCCTACATGTCAAAAATCACCTGCACGCGCCATCCGTCCTCCGTCTCTTCGACCCTGAGCCCGTGAAAGGTGATGGCTTTGATTTCGGTATAAACGGTATGGCGCTGCGCATCGATGGGCTCGCCCCGTACCGTCGCCGTAAGGGTAAGTCCCTCCTCCGCCTCCGCGATCGACTGGACTGTGCAGTCGTAATAGAGACGATCCTCGACGGTATGCCGATAGTTAAGCTCCGAGAGCCAGCGCACCATGAGCGCCTCCCGGTCCCGCCCGGCCACCGTAAGCGTCGTCTCCTCACTCGACCGCACCGCAGAGAGGTCCGTGAGCACGTGAAACATCCCCACGGCGGCACGCTCGAACAACTGCGGCAGCGTCTCGGCGGTGACCCGAATGCCGATGTCGCCGGTATGATCGATTTCGTGGAGCCAGTCGGGCATCGAAGACATGAGACGTTGCAAAACGAAGAGGGGCGATTATGATTCTGTTGCCGATTGGAAAAACGCCGCGCTATACCCGACGTTTACATTCGGACTCGGTGCCCCTAACGGATGTCGTGTTCGAGATTCTCCCACCCCTCCACTCAACAGTCCCCTCAATTTATGCAGGACCGCCGCCACTTTTTGAAGCAAGCCAGCGCCTTCGCCGTCGGCTTCGCCGGTCTCCACGCGTTTGTTGGCTGTGATGATCCCCGCTCCCAGTCCTCCTCGGTTGGTTTCGGCCCCCTTCAGCCGGATCCTGAGGGCATTTTCGATCTGCCGGAGAACTTCTCCTACCAGATCGTGTCGCGCCACGGCGATTCGATGGACGACGGCTTCCGCGTGCCGCACCGGCCGGACGGGATGGCCACGTTTCCCGGCCCCGACGGCACCACGCTGCTGGTGCGCAACCACGAGATTGACGCCGATGCTCCTCGGGACGAGGGACCGTTCCGGTCAGAGGGCGACGCGTCGATGAGCCAACTCCCCGACGAGGAGCGGTACGACGCCGGAAGGAAGGAGCGCGGCGGCCTTGGCGGCACAACCACGGTCGTCTATGACACCGAAAATCAAGCCGTTCGCCGTCAATTTCTGAGCCTCACCGGCACCATTCGCAACTGCGCCGGCGGGCCCACGCCCTGGAACAGTTGGCTCACGTGCGAGGAGACGGTCCAGCGCGCCAACGACACGTTTGCCAAAGACCACGGCTACGTCTTTGAGGTGCCCGCCACAGCGCAGTCCCAGCTCGCCACCCCGCAGCCGATCAAGGCCATGGGCCGCTTCAATCACGAGGCGGTGGCCGTGGACCCAAATAGCGGCGCCGTCTACCTCTCAGAGGACCGTCACGACGGCCTTCTCTACCGGTACCTCCCCAACGAGCCGGGGACACTACAGAAGGGGGGCACGCTCCAGGCCTGCCGCGTCCGGGAACAGGAAAGCCTCGATACGCGCAACTGGGGCGACGGCCCGGACATCTCTCCGGGCACTACCTTCGAGGTCGAGTGGATGGACCTCGAAAATGTCGACACGCCGACGGACGACCTCCGGAAACGGGGCTTCGCCAACGGAGCGGCCCGCTTTGCCCGCGAAGAGGGCATGTGGTACGGCGAGGGCGCAGTCTACACCGCCTGCACCAACGGCGGGAAGATCCAGAAGGGGCAGGTCTGGCGCTACGTGCCCAGCCCCCATGAGGGTACGGACCGGGAGACCGAACAGCCCGGCACCCTGGAGCTGTTCGTGGAGCCGAACGACACAACCGTCCTGGAGAATGCCGACAACCTGACCGTCGCGCCCTGGGGAGACGTGATTGCCTGCGAAGACGGATCGGGCACCGATACGCTCGTGGGCATCACCCCAGAAGGGCAGTTCTACAAGCTCGGCCGCAACGCCATGAGCGAGTCGGAGCTCGCCGGAGCCGTCTTTTCGCCCGACGGGAGCACCCTCTTCATGAACATCCAGCACGAGGGATTGACGCTGGCAATTACGGGCCCGTGGCCGCAGCAACGTAACGGGACCGGTGCCTCCGCCTAACCGCGGACCAGCACCCGGACCGGGAATCCCTGCCGGATCCAGTGCGGGGAAGAAAGACACGAAAAGGAATTCGAAACGCAAGACGCTCGCCCTGGACGATTCGGGGCGAGCGTCTTGTATTTCAGTCGTGCTTTGCGGACGGCGTCCGTCCTTCTCACCGGGACGCCTTTTTCTCCTCCTTCTTCTGTTCGATCTGCTTGAGGTAGGGAATGCCGTCTTCAATCCAAGACGGACCGGTCTCCTCCTTCAGATAGTGGTCAAACCACTCCAGCACCCGGTTGCGGTAATCGACCGAGTTTTTGTCCTGCTTGCTGATACCGTGATTCTCGTCATCGTAGACGAGGAAGGCCAACTGCTTGCCAGCCCGGCGGGCGGCGTTGTAAAACTCGACGCCCTGATTGAATTCGACGGCGCCATCATCGGTGCCGAATGCCATCAGGAAGGGCGTATTCAACGATTCGATGTGGTGGAGAGGCGAGTTGGCCACGTAGGCGTCCATGTCTTCCCAGGGGGGCACCTCCATGCGGCCCTGACTGATCTCGAAGATGCGGGCGTCGGTGCCGCCGCTCCGCCAGTAGATCGAGTTGTACATCGACACCATGTTCGTGAGCGGAGCCCCGGCCACTGCCGCCGCAAACAGGTCCGTCTGCGTGGCGGTGAAGGTCGTCTGGTAGCCGCCCCAGGAGTGGCCCGTCAGTCCTACGCGGTCGCCGTCGACGGGCGTCGTATCGACCACCTTCTGCACGGCAGGGACGATGGCATCGACCGCCGAGCGGCCCGGATCGCGAGGGCGATAGCGGATGTCGGGCTGGAAGACGAAGTAGCCTTCCTGCGTGAACACCGTCGTATTGTACGGATGCTCGCGGGTAGGCACCACGTAGTTGCGGGCCGAGGGCGAGCGGATTTCGTAGATGTAGGTAATCATCGGGTAGCTCTTCTCCGGGTCGTAATTCGCCGGATAGAAGAGTGCGCCCTGGAGCGTCTTGCCATCGGCCGTCTCGTAGGTGACAAGCTCGGAGCGGCCCCAGGCGTACTCCTCCTGAAAGGGATTGGTGTCGGTGACCGGCTCCGCATCGGCCAACGCGGGTCCGGCCCGGAAATAGTCCGGCGAGTCCTCGAAGTCCTCCACGCGGTAGGCGTAGACGTCGGCGGAGTCGGCCCGCGTAAGGCCCGTCACCATCTTCGGTTTCCACACCGCCCGCTCTGGCGTCGCCGTCAGCTGCGTTGATCGGGCGTAGCCGTGCTCCTCGGTCCACTCGTCGTAGAGCGACCAGTACAGCGGCTCGTTCCGCGGAATCACATCAGGCTCGCCGGGATCCTCCTCCGTCAGGTCCACGTAGCGATGCTCCACTGAATCGGCGCGCCCCTTGGTGAGGCGCTCGGACTCAGCCCCGTCCGGCGCGAGGCGCCAGGCGTCGTACTCACTATAGACGACAACCGACCGGTCGCCCTCCGTCCAGCCCGCCACCCCAAACGGCGGCTTCTGCTCCACCGTGTGGTCGTCGGCTGTATCGACGACGGGGACGGGCACGTCGGCGGTGACCGTGGCAGTCTCGCCCTGCTGGACGTCGTAGGTGTGGTACTGGTCGTCCTTCAGCCAGAGGAGGTAGCGCCCGTTGGGACTGGGTCCCTCCCAGTACTGCACCTTCTGCGCCACACGCTTACGCTCGCCGGTCGTCACGTCGATCACGTAGAGATCGTGGTAGACCGGCCCAAACATACGCTCCTGGCGATAGGGCGTCTCGTCGAGCCCCACCGCCCGATCACCGCCGTGGAGGACCTCCACATCTTCGGTGCGCTCAGTGCCAAGGCGGGTCCACACAGACGCCTCGCCCGCGTCCAGGTGCCAAGCGGTGAGGAAATTATCCTGGCGGTCGTGCTCGGCCCGCACCTCCTGCCACGGAATAATCTCCACGTCGCTGGTGTGCCAGACCTGCACGTCCGCCGGGTCGTACTCTTCGAGGCTGGAGTCTGCGGCCGCAGAGTCGGCAGCGGGACCGTTCTCGTCGTCGTTCTCCTCGGCAGCCTCCCGCTTCTGCACCCCAAAGAAGAGGCGATCGCCGTCCGTGGCCCACTCGGGCGTGCGGTACTCCACAATGCGGAGGGAGTCGGGAAAGACGTCGACCTCGGCGGGATCGAAGCGGTGCGTCTCGACGGGCCCACCCGCGAGGTTCCGCCACGCGAGGACGACGTGCGTCTTGTGCTCCCAGTCGTCGGACGAGCGCGCCCGCATCGCCGCGAGCCCAGTGCCCGACGGCTGCCACGAAAGCCCGGTGTAGTCGCCCGGCTCGGAGGCGAGGGTGCGGAGACGTCCGGAAGCGGCATTGTAGAGGCGAATGCCATTGCCAGCCTGCTCGGCCCCGTCGATCGTCATCGCCAGCCGTGGCCCCTCGTCCTGCCACGCAAAGTCGGACACGTTGCCGAAGCTGGTGTAGGTGCCGCTCTGGAGGTCGCGAAGGAGGAGGTCCGCCCCCTCCATGCCGTCCGGCGCCTCCTGGGGCGGGTAGCGCATCATGGCCAGCCAGCGCCCATCGTCACTAAAGGCAAAGTCAGCGACCGACGGGACGAGCGTCGTGTCGCCGGTCTGCAGGTTCAAGAGGCCCAGCGTTCGACGAACAGGTTTCTCCTGCTTGCGCAGCTTCTCCCGCTTCTCCTCCGACATGCCGATGCTGTAGGCAAGCCAACGGCCGTCGGCCGAAAAGGACGGATCGCGCCCAAAGTCGACCGCAATGGTGGAGTCCTGCTCGGTATGGTGGATGCGAAGCACATTCTTGTCGTTGACGCGCCGAATGGGCGTCGCCATCCAGTCCCCCTCTGGAGAGAGGGTGGCCCCGCCGAGGCGTTCCCATTTCCCGTAATCGGTCTCATCGAGCGTGGCCCCTGCCGGGGCTGCCTGTCCCACTGCAACATTCGACCGAAGCAAGCCGACCGACAGCAGCAGCCCCACACAGAGGCCGGCGGCGATCGGCCATCGTTTGAAAGAGCGGACGGAAGAGGAAATCATAACGAGAGGACGTCAAAAGGAGGCAGTAATTCGTTGGGCAAATTTTAACGTTCTCGCGATGGAAATTCCAGCAAGAGGAACGCGTCTCATCGACCGTCCCTGTGCTTTTGCCCCACCTCACCCGTACCATGGAGTGCGGACTGCTCAGCGAATGCGCCTATGCCGGTGGGTAACGAGAAGCTGCTCGGCCAGCCCCTCAGGAATGGATCCGCTCTGTCCCCTCCAGGGACTATTGAGGCGACTCCTTCCTTCTCCTCCTCAACCAAACCGTCCCTGAACAACGTACCGTTTGCCTCGCCTCCAGCAAGCACAATTCGATGCGGAGGCCTCTTCCTCGCCGACTCCTCGTCACTACCGAATGGATGACGCATCATGCAAGACCTTCGCGCCGCCGCCGTTCAGTTCAACCATGCCCCAGGCGACAAGGACGCCAACCGAGCGACCGTGCGTGCCTTTACCGAACAGGCCGCCGCCCAGAACGTCGATCTCCTGTCGTTTCCAGAGATGTGCATCACCGGATACTGGCACCTCCGCACCGCCGACCGGACGACGCTCGACTCGCTGGCCGAGCCCATCCCCGACGGGCCGTCCACGCAGATGCTGCTGACGCTCGCGGACACGCACGACATGGTCGTAGCTGCCGGCTTTATCGAAAAAGACGAGGACGCGCTCTATAACGCGTTCGTCGTGGCGCAGCCGAACGGCGAGATCGCCGTGCACCGGAAGCTGCACTGCTTCCTCAACGAACACATGTCGAGCGGCGACACCTACACCGTCTTCGACGCACCAGGGCTCGGACGGCTGGGCGTGCTCACGTGCTGGGACAACAATCTCGTCGAGAACGCGCGCATCACGGCCCTGAAGGGGGCGGAGCTCCTCCTCGCCCCCCACCAGACCGGCGGCTGCGACTCGCGGAGTCCTGACGCCATGGGCCTCATCGATCCGAAGCTCTGGCACAACCGTCACGAAAACCCAGAGGCCATCGAAGCAGAATTTCGAGGCCCCAAGGGACGAGAATGGCTCATGCGCTGGCTCCCTGCCCGCGCTCACGACAACGGGATGTTTCTCGTCTTCAGCAACGGCGTGGGCCTCGACGACAACGAGGTGCGCACCGGCAACGCCATGCTCCTCGATCCCTACGGCCGCATCGTCGAGGAGACGTGGAAGGCCGAAGACAAAATGGTAGTCGCAGACCTAGACGCGGGACTTCTCGACATGTGCACCGGACAGCGCTGGCTGCGGGGTCGCCGGCCGGAGCTCTATGCCCCGATCGCCACTCGTACCGGAGAGGAGCTCGATCCACGAGCAGCCCGCTTTCAGGAGGAGTAATCCCCTGCACGGGGCGCTACAGGCCCGGATTCTGCTCATGCCTTCCTGCCGAGTATGCTCACCGGGCAGAAGCAACCGCCGCACAGCCGAGCGAGGCATCGTAGTCTACCTCAATCTGCTCAATGACTTCGTTCTCGCCCCCTCAGCCTTGATCGTGGGCATGGGGGAAGTGCCTGACGGTCTGCAGAGTGAGAGGCCTTCCGTCCATCTGTCCCATCGTCCGGCATCAGCACCAAACCGAACGCAAATACGAGGAGAGGCGCACAGGGAAAGCGTTCTTCTCTCATTCGTCCCCTTCCTCCCAACTCCGCAGGATGTCGTTGACCCGGAGCCGAGGTCCAATGTGGCAAGATGGGTCTTGAATTGCCTTCCAGAGGAGTCGACGAAGTCCCCTAGAGAGACACGATCGCCGTGCGTCCACGACACGTTAGATTAACGTTTTACACGTGTCTGGAACATGAAGATTGTTTCGCAACGTCCCTCGCTGCCAACACGCCTCGCCCTCATCATGGCTGATCGTGATCCTTTTCCGCTCCTCTCCCGGCGGCTCTTTCTGACCCTCCTCCTGCTCGTTGGCCTCGCCCTTCCCGCGTGCGGCCCGACTATTTCGGAATTTAGCGCCCGCGCTTACGAGCGCGCCACGTCCCTCAAGGTCGAGTCCCTTGCGCTGATGGAGAACGCAACAGAGC is part of the Salinibacter sp. 10B genome and encodes:
- a CDS encoding DUF4286 family protein; protein product: MLIYEVNLTVDGEIAPRYSTWLREHVREMLALDGFEAAVWFNRHDDGDTVPEDEDATDPREWTLHYQVRDRDALQAYFDEHADEMRREGVEKFGDHVDTHHRIFEQKRLFQGRRKEDTGPL
- a CDS encoding nitrilase family protein, with the translated sequence MMQDLRAAAVQFNHAPGDKDANRATVRAFTEQAAAQNVDLLSFPEMCITGYWHLRTADRTTLDSLAEPIPDGPSTQMLLTLADTHDMVVAAGFIEKDEDALYNAFVVAQPNGEIAVHRKLHCFLNEHMSSGDTYTVFDAPGLGRLGVLTCWDNNLVENARITALKGAELLLAPHQTGGCDSRSPDAMGLIDPKLWHNRHENPEAIEAEFRGPKGREWLMRWLPARAHDNGMFLVFSNGVGLDDNEVRTGNAMLLDPYGRIVEETWKAEDKMVVADLDAGLLDMCTGQRWLRGRRPELYAPIATRTGEELDPRAARFQEE
- a CDS encoding prolyl oligopeptidase family serine peptidase is translated as MISSSVRSFKRWPIAAGLCVGLLLSVGLLRSNVAVGQAAPAGATLDETDYGKWERLGGATLSPEGDWMATPIRRVNDKNVLRIHHTEQDSTIAVDFGRDPSFSADGRWLAYSIGMSEEKREKLRKQEKPVRRTLGLLNLQTGDTTLVPSVADFAFSDDGRWLAMMRYPPQEAPDGMEGADLLLRDLQSGTYTSFGNVSDFAWQDEGPRLAMTIDGAEQAGNGIRLYNAASGRLRTLASEPGDYTGLSWQPSGTGLAAMRARSSDDWEHKTHVVLAWRNLAGGPVETHRFDPAEVDVFPDSLRIVEYRTPEWATDGDRLFFGVQKREAAEENDDENGPAADSAAADSSLEEYDPADVQVWHTSDVEIIPWQEVRAEHDRQDNFLTAWHLDAGEASVWTRLGTERTEDVEVLHGGDRAVGLDETPYRQERMFGPVYHDLYVIDVTTGERKRVAQKVQYWEGPSPNGRYLLWLKDDQYHTYDVQQGETATVTADVPVPVVDTADDHTVEQKPPFGVAGWTEGDRSVVVYSEYDAWRLAPDGAESERLTKGRADSVEHRYVDLTEEDPGEPDVIPRNEPLYWSLYDEWTEEHGYARSTQLTATPERAVWKPKMVTGLTRADSADVYAYRVEDFEDSPDYFRAGPALADAEPVTDTNPFQEEYAWGRSELVTYETADGKTLQGALFYPANYDPEKSYPMITYIYEIRSPSARNYVVPTREHPYNTTVFTQEGYFVFQPDIRYRPRDPGRSAVDAIVPAVQKVVDTTPVDGDRVGLTGHSWGGYQTTFTATQTDLFAAAVAGAPLTNMVSMYNSIYWRSGGTDARIFEISQGRMEVPPWEDMDAYVANSPLHHIESLNTPFLMAFGTDDGAVEFNQGVEFYNAARRAGKQLAFLVYDDENHGISKQDKNSVDYRNRVLEWFDHYLKEETGPSWIEDGIPYLKQIEQKKEEKKASR
- a CDS encoding archease, whose protein sequence is MPDWLHEIDHTGDIGIRVTAETLPQLFERAAVGMFHVLTDLSAVRSSEETTLTVAGRDREALMVRWLSELNYRHTVEDRLYYDCTVQSIAEAEEGLTLTATVRGEPIDAQRHTVYTEIKAITFHGLRVEETEDGWRVQVIFDM
- a CDS encoding alkaline phosphatase PhoX yields the protein MQDRRHFLKQASAFAVGFAGLHAFVGCDDPRSQSSSVGFGPLQPDPEGIFDLPENFSYQIVSRHGDSMDDGFRVPHRPDGMATFPGPDGTTLLVRNHEIDADAPRDEGPFRSEGDASMSQLPDEERYDAGRKERGGLGGTTTVVYDTENQAVRRQFLSLTGTIRNCAGGPTPWNSWLTCEETVQRANDTFAKDHGYVFEVPATAQSQLATPQPIKAMGRFNHEAVAVDPNSGAVYLSEDRHDGLLYRYLPNEPGTLQKGGTLQACRVREQESLDTRNWGDGPDISPGTTFEVEWMDLENVDTPTDDLRKRGFANGAARFAREEGMWYGEGAVYTACTNGGKIQKGQVWRYVPSPHEGTDRETEQPGTLELFVEPNDTTVLENADNLTVAPWGDVIACEDGSGTDTLVGITPEGQFYKLGRNAMSESELAGAVFSPDGSTLFMNIQHEGLTLAITGPWPQQRNGTGASA